The Desulfonatronum sp. SC1 region TAGATATGTTATGCCTGCATGCAAAAACACCCAGCCAATCGCCAAATCGCCGATTATATCCGTCCAACCGTTCGAATTTACGTCCCGATCATAGGGATGTAAACCAGTGAAGCAGGTACCGTCCCGAGTCACCGTGCCCGGCTCAAACGCAAATCATTCCATCAGACCGTCCCAGCACCTAGCGAGTTCGTGTCCAGCCGCTTACGACGCCAGCATCTTCGAGAGCTGGCGCAGGTGCGAGCGTTCCTCGTCGATGCACTGCTGCACGAACGTCTTTTCCGAATCCGGTACCAGCTCCTTCATCTCCATGAAAAACAGAATCGTGTCCTTTTCAAAGCCCATGGCCAAGCGAATGGCCTCGTGCTCGCTCGAAGCTTCGGCCAACCGTTTTTGCAGTTCCGGAGAAAAGATCGAGTGGGAATCGATAAGGGCCTGCAAGTACATCCCGTA contains the following coding sequences:
- a CDS encoding ferritin family protein, translating into MAGFFQAVEIAEAAVTIEQEGQAFYVSAAQAAKNPDVKDFFLFFAKEEARHEQIFQQLKDRLGKIELPAWSTTEEYGMYLQALIDSHSIFSPELQKRLAEASSEHEAIRLAMGFEKDTILFFMEMKELVPDSEKTFVQQCIDEERSHLRQLSKMLAS